A stretch of the Schistocerca serialis cubense isolate TAMUIC-IGC-003099 chromosome 2, iqSchSeri2.2, whole genome shotgun sequence genome encodes the following:
- the LOC126456868 gene encoding H/ACA ribonucleoprotein complex subunit 1-like has translation MRILVCMYLCGLALSVLAEEEQPVKEKRGLSGSLGGYGGGYSLGGGYSGGYGGGYGGGYGGGYGGGYAGGLGGGLAGGIGSGIGGGEPQITVNRIPVRVPVPVERIVRVPVKVPFTVTVDRPVPVQVPQPYPVPVDNPVPVPVKVPTPVSVPVPQPYVVKRPVPYVVSAGHGGIGGGLGGGLGGGLGGKFGGGYSGGVAGGYSGAASGFGGLGGYGKYGH, from the exons ATGAGGATCCTG gtgtgcatgtatctGTGCGGTCTGGCCCTGTCCGTCCTAGCTGAGGAGGAGCAGCCGGTGAAAGAGAAGCGAGGACTCTCCGGTTCACTGGGTGGTTATGGTGGCGGCTACAGTCTGGGAGGTGGCTACAGTGGCGGCTATGGAGGCGGCTACGGTGGCGGCTACGGAGGTGGCTACGGAGGTGGATACGCTGGTGGACTCGGAGGCGGCCTTGCAGGCGGCATTGGGTCCGGCATTGGAGGGGGAGAACCACAGATCACTGTCAACAGAATACCTGTCCGGGTCCCAGTCCCTGTGGAGAGGATCGTTCGAGTGCCTGTGAAGGTCCCATTCACTGTAACTGTGGACCGGCCTGTTCCTGTCCAGGTACCGCAGCCGTACCCTGTCCCTGTAGACAACCCTGTGCCCGTCCCCGTCAAGGTCCCCACCCCAGTGTCCGTCCCAGTTCCTCAGCCCTACGTCGTTAAGCGTCCAGTGCCCTACGTCGTCAGTGCTGGCCACGGCGGTATCGGAGGAGGCCTCGGTGGTGGTCTCGGAGGAGGCCTCGGTGGAAAATTCGGCGGAGGCTACAGCGGCGGCGTTGCTGGAGGATATAGTGGAGCTGCCAGTGGCTTTGGAGGACTTGGGGGCTATGGAAAATACGGCCACTGA